The Myxocyprinus asiaticus isolate MX2 ecotype Aquarium Trade chromosome 39, UBuf_Myxa_2, whole genome shotgun sequence genome window below encodes:
- the LOC127429820 gene encoding uncharacterized protein LOC127429820 yields the protein MKFCVVFCVVVSLVMGTPVPLNTRECATCTESARSLLHNLLHIMEKEGRMNQDLFAGFNCTEQIAQMIPHTETAAICQPNTPANTTCSNQQNSSFSATVCMRSISDDLYYYYTLLNSYVQTDGYKHTKQDLEPVITATENLKKCLQQSCTQLSTEHALQEWVVWRGSSFDDRLSLCKTLKGFHVRVITINRALRYIASGDYRK from the exons ATGAAGTTCT GTGTTGTGTTTTGTGTAGTTGTGTCTCTTGTGATGGGCACACCAGTGCCATTAAACACACGAGAGTGTGCCACGTGCACGGAGAGCGCCAGATCTCTGCTCCACAACCTCTTACATATCATGGAGAAG GAGGGGAGGATGAACCAGGATTTGTTTGCAGGTTTTAACTGCACTGAACAAATAGCACAAATGATTCCCCACACTGAAACTGCAGCGATCTGTCAACCCAACACACCTGCT AATACAACCTGCTCAAACCAACAGAACTCTTCATTCAGTGCG ACAGTGTGTATGAGGAGCATCAGTGATGATCTGTACTACTATTACACCTTGTTGAACTCATATGTTCAGACAGACGGCTACAAACACACTAAGCAAGATCTCGAACCTGTTATAACGGCCACAGAAAATCTCAAGAAA TGTTTGCAACAAAGCTGTACACAACTGTCAACTGAGCATGCACTGCAAGAG TGGGTGGTGTGGCGCGGCTCGTCATTTGACGATCGTTTATCACTGTGTAAGACGCTGAAAGGCTTCCACGTGCGCGTCATCACCATCAACAGAGCGCTCAGGTACATCGCCTCCGGAGACtacaggaagtga